TGCAGGTTCTGCTCAACATCACCATTCTATCATCACAGGCACAGGACAAGACCGATACAGGATGTGATCCGGGACATAAATAATGTGAAATCCTTCCCGAAAAAGTTCATCTTCTTTGTGGACGACAACATAATCGGGGACCGGGAGTATGCAAAAAAGCTCTTCAAGGCACTTATCCCGCTCAAGATATACTGGATCAGCCAGGCTACAGCGGATATAGGAGAAGATGAAGAGCTTGTCAGACTGGCAGCAAAAAGCGGCTGCTTCGGGCTGTTCCTCGGATTCGAATCAATATCAAAAGCCAATCTCGACGACATGGGAAAAGGGCATAACCACATCGCAAAGTACAAGAAAAGCATCGCGACACTGCACAAGCATGGCATCGGGATCGAAGCAGGATTCATATTCGGGTTCGACAAGGATGACAGGACAGTGTTCAGGCACACCCTTGATTTCCTGAATGATACAAAGACAGACTCATTCCTTGCCATCTATCTTACCCCTATTCCAGGCACAGTGATGCACAAGGAATTCCGGAAACAGAAAAGGATAATATCTGATGATTATCCCAAGTATGATTTCAGGCATATAGTATTCAAGCCGAAGAACATGACAGCACAGGAAGTGTATGATGGTGTGAGCTGGATAACAAGAAGATTCTATTCAAAGAAAGCAGTCATCAGGAGGCTGTTCTACAGATCAGGCAGCTTCCTCTCAAGACCCTCAATCAGGAGGCTGCTTGGGGTGATAGGCCTGGTTGCCATCAGCGTCGGCTTCAGGAAAAGGATAAAAGACCTATCCAAAGACGGCACATTCCCCAGATCATTCCGGAATATTTAAATAATAGCCTGTCCTTGGGTATTGCATGGCAGACAAAGAGGGGTTCTTCAAAGCACTGTTCTTGGTGGCTGCAATATATGATGTGATATTGGGGCTATTGTTCTTCTTTTTCTACAAGCCAGCCTACGCATACTTCAACATCACACTCCCAGTATATCCGATGTACCTGCAGATGGCAGCAGCGTTCGTCATAGCAATGGGAGTCGGTTATTACTTTGTCTTCAGAAACCTCTACAGGAACATCGACCTTGTGAAGCTCGGCATCGTCTACAAATTCGTGTACAGCGGATTGACAGGCTACTTCTATTTTGCAGACCTTGCCAATGTGACCTTCTTCTGGTTCGCAATAATCGACGCAATATTCCTGCTCTTGTTTGTGTGGTTCCTGGTGCATGCCAGCAAAGACGGCAGATACTCAAAATGGAAATAGGGAAGAAAAATATATCTTTTGGATGGATCTGGATCCTAGTCGGACTCATTGTCGGAGCAGTCATGGGGATGTGGGCATTCAACGGGCCGATTATCTCTCCTGTCGGGGATTACACAGCGCTTCCCAGAAGGATGCTGCGGCTATCTCACATCGCCTTTGTTGCGCTTGCAATCATCAACATACTGTATGGGTATGAGATTGATAAAGTAAAGCTCAAAGAAAAGATTAAAAGGATAGGCTCAATATGCATGATCATCGGAGCTGTCCTGATGCCACTGTTTCTGATTGCTGCAGTGTTCTTTGAGCCACTTAAATACCTGACAATGATCCCGGCAACACTTGTGATCCTCGCTGTGGCGATCATGGCTGTCGGACAAGTGAAATGAGTCCACTATCTTCTCTTCTTGGACCAGCCAATAAGAAACAGAATCCCTATGAGGAAGGCAATCCCTGATATCTGTATGGCCCATGCCAGATAGTACCACTCAAAGCCTGACTTGATAGAAGTGATCAAAAGCAAAGTGATATAGATAATTCCTGCTAATATAAACGCAATTCCTCCCACAATCTCGTGCTTCCAGGATATCAACAACACAATCAATAAGATAAATACTGGGATATTATGCATGAATAATGCCAGGATTGTCTGCCAGAAACCTGCACTCATCCCAAATACATCCAATGACATGAGAGCTAGGAATATGATGAATAAAATTGATAAAATCCTCGGTGTCCAGTAAATGAATTTGGATGTCTTCTTCATGTTAGATTCAGTCTCCAGATATAGAAGTTCAGGACTGCAGCAAAAGAGACCCAGAGGATGTAGGGCACTAATAATAATGATGCTGTCCTTGAGATGGGGTAGAAAGAGATTATTGATGCCAGGATGAATATCCAAAGGATTATTATTTCTATAAAGGCATAAAAAGGCGACTGGAGCCCGAAGAAGAGGATGGACCACAATGTGTTGAGGACAAGCTGGATCCCGAAGATGATGATCGCTATCTTGGCAGCCTTTGTGCTCAGGCCAAGATTCCAGATAAGATAAAGGGAGATGCCCATCATGACAAACAATGTAATCCAGACAGGGCCGAATATCCAGTTAGGAGGATTGAATGCTGGTTTCTTGATTGCTGCATACCAAGTCGGGATTGAAGATGAAGTGAAGATAGAGCCTATAATGCCAGCAAGCTGGCATACTACAAGTGAGATTATGAGCTTTGTCCAGTTCATAGAAGGCAATAATCATGCTGGGTATATAAATTTAGTGATGCAGGAGACTGATATTACCCCCATAGATATTATCAGTCTTTTATTCATTTTGGGCACATATCCATCATGGACCTGCTTGATAACAGCAGAGTGTTGCTTATGATTGCTGTAAAATGAAATTTTTGAATTGCTAAAAACAAAAAAAAGAGGGGGATTTTACTAAAAAGATTTATATATGAATTGTTGCAATTAAATTATATAATGAATAATACAGAACCACTTCCTTTTTACAAAGAACCATTATATTATACTGGATTAGTTGCTCTTATCGGAATCGGTTTAGTTATTTATTCTATTGTTGGAAATAATGTTTCTTCAAATCTAATGGTTCCTTCCGTCGTTGTAGCTTTTATTTTTGGAGCAGCAACATATTTTATGTGGAACACAAGATGTCCGCATTGTAAAAGACCTTTCTCTAAAAAAGAACAAAGAGAATGGGAAGAAGATTTAGGTATTAAAAAAGAACCATATAGATATTATTCAAAAGTTTACAAGTATTCTGATGGAACAACTGAAAATGTTCCTGGAAGTGAAAAAACAATAATGCGAGATAGAAAGTATGATAAGCATTATTATATATGTAAAAAATGTGAATATGGCTCTGATAAAGAGTGGAACGAAGAAAAAGGTCAATGGTTAGGAGAAGCACCAAAACCCCAATACATTAAGAAAAAAGGAAGTTCGATGAATTTAGGATTTGATGACGAAAAGGAATCAAATAGAAAAGTTAGAGTTCCAATAAAGAAGAGTGTTCAAAGAGAATTATTTAATAGGGCAGACAATGCTTGTCAGTTATGTGGAGAAAATAAAAGACAATTACACATTCATCACATAGATAAAAATCCATCAAATAATAGCAAGAGTAATTTAATTGTGGTTTGTGCAGGTTGTCATTCTATTGCTGAATCTTTGACAAAAATACAACTTCAAAATTCTGCACAAAAACCTTATAGAAAATCTAAAACAATCAACATATACAAGTAAAATCCCCCTCTTAGTTCTTCGAACATTTACACTCACTTCGTTCGAAATTTATATACGCAATTCAAAAACTCAATGGGACATTGCACTTTGGGACTTCGTCCACACCCTCATTTAACAGCACCCGATGTTATATTAATTGACCCGAGCCGATAGGCGAGAGCACAGCGAGGTCGAAGCGAAGCCGAAGAAGTTATTTTTAAGTGTGCGTTATCTTATAGGATTAAATTTTATTGAATCAAAACCAGAACCATATTGACCATAATTTATTCCAAATTGATAATTCCAAGGATCAAGATAAATCTTTTTTTTATCTGAAACTTTAATTTCCAAATATCGGTGTGGTGCAATATACCAAGAATTAGTTAATTTAATTTGAATATCTTTATCATTAAAAAGACCGCTTTTTACTGCCATAATTCTCAACAAATAATTCATAGTAGTGCAATGCATATATCCTTTTGTTTGAATTATTTTATTAAGGTCTTTTTGATATAATCTAGAAAATTTACAAAATAAATTAATTCTACTTCCACCCCAATTATTTACAATGTAATAAAAAGACTTTTTCAAAAATTCTTCCTTGTCTTTTGATTTGGAAAATTCCTTAATTTTGTCATCAAGTTCTTTTGGAATTTTACTTGGAATCGGAATTTTTTTGAATAAATTTGGAATCATATTAATTCTTAAATGTCTCTGGTTAATAAATCTTCTGCTAGCACACTAAAAAATAATTGAGTTTAATCACTGTCAAGTTCCCCGAGCGAAGCGAGAGGACAGCGTGGTCGAAGCGAAGCCGAAGAAGCTGAAAAAGTGCGCCGTCATTGAGCTATCACTGTACCATGCCATATTTCTTATTCTTTGCAGTCATCTTAAGAAAATATTCCAGTCTCTTCTTAAAAAGTCCAGGGCGAGTTCTGGCTCCTTCTATCCATTCAATACGAATACGTTTGTATGACTCAGGGAATCTCCGGAAGTTCTCCCAAGTCTTTTTGTCTTCCTTTAATAATCTTAGAATATCTGCTTTGATTATACATTTTGAATCTTTCAAAGAATCATCAAACACGTGTTCAACAGCATTGAGACCATCAACTGTCATTTTTTTTTGTTTGATAAGCCTATGGATGCGTTCCTTGTTCATTTGTGAAAGCACACTATTCGGTTTTCTTGGAGAAAATCTTTGTGCAAATTTTTCTTTGTCTATGCTTTTTTGGATACTATCTATCCAGCCATAGCAAAGTGCCTCTTCAACAGCATCATTGTAAGGAATCCTTTTCTTGCCAGACGATTTCCTATAATAAATGAGCCAGATCTCTTTTTCTTTATTATGGTTAGCGAGCCATGAACGCCATTTTTTTCTATCAGTCACATACAGTGTTTTTCCTAACTCCATGTTATCTTAAGAGGTTATCACATATATAAAACATTCGGCGCACTTTTTCAATTGCAATCAATCACTGTTCTCTCCTTTTAGGGATTGATTTTTAATACGATGCCGAAGGCAATATTTCAGAGTTGAGGAGCCAGCCATAATTAGATACAACCTAATAATCTTACAACATCTCCGTTTTCACTTACATCAAAAACAGTCTGAATTCTCCACTTTTGATCATCTTCTGAAAACCAAGAAGCAGTTACTTTCCAATACTTTGTTCCTTCATACAGACCGTGAACTGTTGCATTCTCAAATCTCCAGTTATTACCATATCCAAAAATGTCTTCATCATTATCCTTGGCCCAAGAGATATAGTTGTTGAATACTTGCTCAACATCTTTGTCTTTACTTACGACAATTTCTGAATCATAATCCACCCGAACACCCACAATACATTCGGTTATTTCAGAAAAATCTTCACCAATCGGCGGGATATCCCATTTTTCCTTCTGCATACAACCAACAATCAAGAGTAAACATAATATGGCAACAATCCCAATAAATGGATATTTATTTTTCATCATAAGTATTGTAAAGACAGGATTTTATAAATGTATTGATAAAGTCAAATTGAGTTAAAGATAAAGGCCGGGCTCCTGGATTGAATATCATTCCTGTTCTTCTTTTTCCATAAGAAAGTGTGGAAAATTGCGTCCGCAGAGTCGGAAAAGAGGGCGTTCTATCAAGCGAACAAAGTGAGCAATCAAGACACAGAATCAAAGGGCAATTTCTATTTTTGTGCTTTAGAATTCTTCCAAATGAATTCAAACTGGGATTTTTCAGTATCAACTATGTCTTTATTTTCAATCATTACACCTATTATATTATCTGCTTTCATTGTCATTATTGCTATTTTGTTATTATATATGAAATTAGAGGTAGTTATCTTGAAATTAGCTGGTAAAAATCTCACTTCACGCAATGCTTCTTTTCCAGTTCTTTTATAATAAATCATTTTAGCTGTTTTTTGGTTCAAGATTCTTGTTTTAATTTTGTTCTCAATTCTTTTTTTAATCCAATGAGGGAAATAGAATTGTAAGGTCTCAAGAATATCTGCTGAGCTTAACTGCAATAATTCTCTTGGTTTATCTTTAATAATCATATCAAGAATTGTCTTCAATCCTGTTTTTCCTTCATAAACTGTTATTTCTGGTTTTTCCATAACAGACATCTTCATATCTATCAAATCAGGCAAGATTGATTCAATTTTGGTTTTCTTTTCTTCTAAAATATTAATTAATTCACTGGGATCAACAGCTTCAAAATACTTAATACCAGATTTGATAACATGACTAACTAATCCTTTTTCTATTAATGATCTTAACACAGCATAAGTTGTTTCTCTCAGAATATTTGCTTTTTTTGCGATTTCATTAACTTTTGAGGTGCCTATCTTTAAATTTGCCAAATATACTCTTGTCTCTTTTTCTGTCAGTCCAAAATCCTCTAAATTATTTATTATCTTAGGTTCTTCCATACTTTTTGATAATATTTGCTTGTATTTAAGTCTTTCTATTTTGTAGTAAATTATTTACAACAAATATTAATATACCTGTATATGTTATTCATATTAGGTAATAAAAATGAAAATTCCAAAAAACACAAGGGTATTCATATTTGAAGGAATAAGTGGTGCAGGTAAAAGCACGATAAAGAAAGAACTTTATGATCATTTCAGAGATAAAAATATCTATACATTTACAGATGAACAGCTGTTATTTAACTATACCCACGTTCATATACCAAACGTATCAGAGATTAGATTAAGATTTTATCAAGTTTTTTTAGATTATGTTAATGATACCTTAAAAAAAGATTCAAACGCAATATTCATACTAGAAAGATTTCATATTTCAGCAAGAGTATTAGAATGGGAATTTAATAAAGATTTTGAAGAAAATTATTCTAAAGTTATTTCAAAATTGAAGAAGCTTCCCTGTCATGTCATTGTACCTGTTTTAGAAGAATCTGAGATTGAAGAAAAATCTGCTCATAAAGAGAGATTCAAAGATAGTTTTCTGGATTTTCAATGGAGATTGTATTTAGAGGAAAAAATGAAATTAAGAGGTTTTCCAAATATTGAATCTTTGTACATAGATGAACAAAGAAAAGTTTTGGCTGCTATAAAAGAGCAAGATATACCCCATTCAATAATAAAATGAAATCTGCAAGTGAATTCTGGAAAGAGCATTTAGGAGCAAGTTTTGAACCAGATTATAGTCTAGTAGGCAAGAAGAAAACATTAGATGGCATTTTAGGAGTTCTTGCAAGCGCATCTAAAAGATTTGGTAGCTTTGTTATTGTAGGAGATAGCTGGGGAGATGGCATTGTGTTAAACAATCCCCAAGATTTTGACGTTTATGTATTAGGTTATGGAAATCAATGGGAAGGAGAATATGATGAAAGATTGATAAAAGTTAATGATGATAATGTTGGAACAGAATTTGACAGATTAAAAGAGGAAAAGGGTTTAGAAGATGTTTTATTTCTATTTGATGCTGATGAAACTTTAATACATAGCGAGCAGATTGTATCTAAAGCTTATGAAAATGCATATAGAAAAGCTTGCAATTATTTTGAAATTGAAGAGATCTATTCAGGTACTCAACTTTTCTCAATATTGGATGATTTAAACATGGGTCTTTCAAAGAATCGAGAAACTCCAATCTTGATGGCTGTCCTTGGATCGTATCTTGGACTTGAGTATAATGAATTAATGAAAGACCTGAATGGAAAATCTGTAACTGATTATCTAAAGGAAGCTGCTCCTAGAATTAAAAATGATACATTGCGTGAAGTGGTTGAAGTGGCTAATGGAATAATGACAAATGCTAGTGAGAAATTTAACTTATGGTCTTTACCATATATTGGAAATTATTTTAAAGAATTCAGAGAGGAAATTGCTCAAGAAACAAATGTAGAGAATTTAGAACCTCATCTAAACCAACCTCTTGTATCTCAATTTAGGATTATATTTGAGAAAAATCCCAGTTTTAGAGCAGGCTTGTACACACTAAGTCCATATTATTC
Above is a genomic segment from Candidatus Woesearchaeota archaeon containing:
- a CDS encoding radical SAM protein, giving the protein MRILLVSLTKDFLRAAKPHKPKGTIFLRFPSLALANIAALTPKEDRIIVADEQISPINYDIEVDLVAISVNTSIAERAYEIADRFRKKGVKVVFGGLHPSLMPDESLKHADSIIIGDADGMWEKMLKDLKAGKLKKRYINDQKRDLGYLPIPKWEIFKGMGYVNTNFVETSRGCPHHCRFCSTSPFYHHRHRTRPIQDVIRDINNVKSFPKKFIFFVDDNIIGDREYAKKLFKALIPLKIYWISQATADIGEDEELVRLAAKSGCFGLFLGFESISKANLDDMGKGHNHIAKYKKSIATLHKHGIGIEAGFIFGFDKDDRTVFRHTLDFLNDTKTDSFLAIYLTPIPGTVMHKEFRKQKRIISDDYPKYDFRHIVFKPKNMTAQEVYDGVSWITRRFYSKKAVIRRLFYRSGSFLSRPSIRRLLGVIGLVAISVGFRKRIKDLSKDGTFPRSFRNI
- a CDS encoding tryptophan-rich sensory protein, which codes for MNWTKLIISLVVCQLAGIIGSIFTSSSIPTWYAAIKKPAFNPPNWIFGPVWITLFVMMGISLYLIWNLGLSTKAAKIAIIIFGIQLVLNTLWSILFFGLQSPFYAFIEIIILWIFILASIISFYPISRTASLLLVPYILWVSFAAVLNFYIWRLNLT
- a CDS encoding HNH endonuclease, which translates into the protein MNNTEPLPFYKEPLYYTGLVALIGIGLVIYSIVGNNVSSNLMVPSVVVAFIFGAATYFMWNTRCPHCKRPFSKKEQREWEEDLGIKKEPYRYYSKVYKYSDGTTENVPGSEKTIMRDRKYDKHYYICKKCEYGSDKEWNEEKGQWLGEAPKPQYIKKKGSSMNLGFDDEKESNRKVRVPIKKSVQRELFNRADNACQLCGENKRQLHIHHIDKNPSNNSKSNLIVVCAGCHSIAESLTKIQLQNSAQKPYRKSKTINIYK
- a CDS encoding YdeI/OmpD-associated family protein, giving the protein MELGKTLYVTDRKKWRSWLANHNKEKEIWLIYYRKSSGKKRIPYNDAVEEALCYGWIDSIQKSIDKEKFAQRFSPRKPNSVLSQMNKERIHRLIKQKKMTVDGLNAVEHVFDDSLKDSKCIIKADILRLLKEDKKTWENFRRFPESYKRIRIEWIEGARTRPGLFKKRLEYFLKMTAKNKKYGMVQ